A genome region from Arachis duranensis cultivar V14167 chromosome 8, aradu.V14167.gnm2.J7QH, whole genome shotgun sequence includes the following:
- the LOC107460704 gene encoding amino acid permease 3: MVEKVAATATTTAKNHHQSFDLSIDMHQQGGSKLFDDDGRLKRSGTMWTASAHIITAVIGSGVLSLAWAIAQLGWIAGPAVMILFSLVTYYTSSLLAACYRSGDPVTGKRNYTYMDAVHANLGGLKVKLCGLVQYTNLFGVAIGYTIASAKSMGAVRKSICVHASRGRNPCHTNGNVYTIAFGIAELFLSQIPDFDQLWWLSILAAVMSFTYSTIGLGLGVVKVIENKVIKGSLTGVTVGPSVTETEKVWNTFEALGDIAFAYSYSMILIEIQDTIKSPPSEAKTMKKATFISVAVTTFFYMLCGCFGYAAFGDKAPGNLLTDAGFSNPFWLLDIANIAIVIHLVGAYQVYCQPLFAFIEKYASKKFPDSDFINKDSEICVPGCSKPYKLNLFRLTWRTGFVILTTLISMLLPFFNNIVGLLGALGFWPLTVYFPVQMYIIQKRIPKWSTKWVCLQVLSLACLVISLAAAAGSIAGIVDQLHDIKLFGSEY; this comes from the exons ATGGTTGAGAAGGTTGCCGCCACTGCCACCACCACCGCGAAGAACCACCACCAATCATTTGATCTCTCCATTGACATGCATCAACAAGGAGGCTCCAAGTTGTTCGACGACGATGGCCGCCTCAAAAGATCTG GTACGATGTGGACGGCGAGCGCCCACATAATAACAGCTGTGATAGGGTCAGGGGTGTTGTCCCTGGCTTGGGCCATAGCTCAGCTCGGATGGATCGCCGGACCGGCCGTCATGATTTTGTTCTCCTTGGTCACTTACTATACCTCTTCACTCCTCGCCGCTTGTTACCGTTCCGGCGACCCTGTCACCGGAAAAAGAAACTACACTTACATGGATGCGGTTCATGCAAACCttg GTGGCTTGAAGGTCAAGCTTTGTGGGCTAGTTCAGTATACTAACCTTTTTGGAGTAGCCATTGGTTACACCATAGCTTCTGCTAAGAGCATGGG GGCTGTAAGAAAATCTATCTGTGTTCATGCAAGCAGAGGAAGGAACCCATGCCATACCAATGGCAATGTTTACACAATTGCATTTGGAATAGCTGAACTTTTTCTCTCTCAAATCCCAGATTTTGATCAGTTATGGTGGCTTTCAATTCTAGCTGCTGTTATGTCCTTCACATACTCAACAATTGGTCTTGGCCTTGGAGTTGTTAAAGTTATAG AAAACAAAGTGATTAAGGGAAGCCTAACAGGGGTGACAGTTGGTCCTTCTGTCActgaaactgaaaaagtttggAACACCTTTGAAGCTCTTGGTGACATAGCCTTTGCCTACTCATACTCCATGATTCTTATTGAAATTCAG GACACAATAAAATCCCCACCATCAGAGGCAAAAACAATGAAGAAAGCAACATTCATCAGTGTGGCAGTAACCACCTTCTTCTACATGCTATGTGGCTGCTTCGGCTACGCGGCGTTCGGGGACAAGGCCCCCGGAAACCTGCTAACCGACGCCGGATTCTCGAACCCTTTCTGGCTGCTAGACATAGCCAACATTGCCATAGTAATCCACCTTGTAGGAGCATACCAAGTGTATTGCCAACCCCTCTTCGCCTTCATCGAAAAGTATGCAAGCAAGAAGTTCCCAGACAGTGATTTCATTAACAAAGACAGCGAGATCTGTGTCCCAGGTTGTTCCAAACCATACAAGCTCAATCTCTTCAGGCTAACATGGAGAACAGGATTTGTGATCTTAACAACATTGATATCCATGTTGCTTCCTTTCTTCAACAACATTGTTGGACTTCTTGGTGCTCTTGGATTCTGGCCTCTAACGGTTTATTTTCCGGTTCAAATGTATATTATTCAGAAGAGAATACCGAAATGGAGCACCAAATGGGTGTGTCTTCAAGTTCTTAGTCTTGCATGCCTTGTCATTTCTCTTGCTGCTGCTGCTGGATCCATTGCTGGGATTGTTGATCAGCTTCATGATATTAAGTTGTTTGGTTCTGAATATTGA
- the LOC107460712 gene encoding chloroplast processing peptidase, translating to MSFLRPSALYYFLVASPSMRWMPCQSGGFFRWPGLDGFMRLLLLALLWTMFSELHYIPSSSMYPTLRVGDRILVEKASFYLRSPAVNDIVTFRDPTKLSRDKMDGVFIKRIVAKAGDTVEIRNGELYVNGVARDEDFIAGPPSYTLELTRVPKGHVYVLGDNRNISNDSHMWGPLPVKNIIGRYVMSWHRPRNI from the exons ATGAGTTTCTTGAGGCCCAGTGCATTGTACTACTTCCTTGTGGCTTCTCCTTCAATGCGATGGATGCCATGTCAGAGTGGAGGCTTCTTCCGATGGCCTGGTCTTGATGGGTTCATGAGGCTCCTTCTGCTTGCGCTTCTCTGGACCATGTTCTCTGAACTTCACTACATACCCTCTTCTTCTATGTACCCTACCCTTCGTGTTGGTGATCGAATTCTCGTCGAAAAG GCTTCATTTTACCTCAGGAGTCCTGCTGTAAATGATATTGTAACGTTCCGGGATCCAACAAAG CTATCTAGAGACAAAATGGATGGTGTTTTCATTAAGAGAATTGTTGCAAAAGCCGGAGACACAGTTGAG ATTCGTAATGGGGAACTCTATGTCAATGGTGTTGCACGGGATGAAGATTTCATAGCAGGTCCACCATCATACACACTGGAGTTAACT CGTGTGCCTAAAGGCCATGTTTATGTTTTGGGGGATAATCGTAACATCAGCAATGATTCCCATATGTG GGGACCACTTCCTGTGAAAAATATTATCGGAAGATATGTCATGTCTTGGCACAGACCAAGAAACATTTGA
- the LOC107460696 gene encoding uncharacterized protein LOC107460696 — protein sequence MKLRQYLPFVWLLLSWRWSLLPLSYASDEEQGSTSIIFTTLGRPDYAFDIYSVPVNNIPLTPNSELRLTDGHSVNFNGQFAPPTLLLPTDPPPPLQLVYVTERNNGLSTIFYDALYLQQQPQTSSRRSTLESQTITKRIQLPLLPNHSQNDNKVSMKDKPTLTGEYLIYVSTHENPGVPRVSWAAVYSTHLKSGNTRRLTPYGVADFSPAVSPSGEFTAVASYGESGWNGEVEDLTTDIYVFLTRDGTQRVKVVEHGGWPSWVDDRTIYFHRRGDDQWWSVYRAILPAGKGSISVDSVRVERVTPPGLHAFTPATSPANHEFIAVATRRPGSTYRQIELFNLVKNEFTELTRFVSPNSHHLNPFLSPDSTRVGYHKCRGEPNSNESPQLLLENVKSPVPGLSIFRFTGSFSVFSPSGDRIAYVDMPGIYVVNSDGSNLRKVSDAMTFSTAWDPVRPGIIYTALGEGFSSESTRIDIISINVDQKSNNIKRLTLGGGNNAFPSVSPDGKWIVFRSARTGYKNLYVMDAAEGESNGLRRLTEGPWTDTMCNWSPDGEWIAFASDRHAPGNGSFELYLIHPNGTGLRKLIQSGSGGRTNHPYFSPDGKKIVFTSDFAGISAEPISNPHQYQPYGEIFTIGLDGSGLTRLTHNSYEDGTPAWAPKFLKPVSIKKPKGGPYCAFEDLHWLSNMPNGNGSVVSNAQCGL from the coding sequence ATGAAACTTCGGCAGTACTTACCTTTTGTATGGCTTCTACTGTCATGGAGATGGTCACTATTACCGTTATCTTATGCATctgatgaagaacaaggttccACAAGCATAATCTTCACCACACTTGGTCGACCCGATTACGCCTTCGACATCTACTCCGTCCCAGTTAATAATATTCCACTCACTCCCAATTCTGAACTTCGACTCACCGATGGCCACTCCGTCAATTTTAACGGCCAATTCGCTCCCCCCACCCTCCTTCTCCCTACAGACCCACCACCGCCCCTTCAACTCGTCTACGTCACTGAACGGAATAACGGCCTTTCCACCATCTTCTATGACGCACTCTACCTCCAACAACAACCCCAAACCTCATCAAGAAGATCCACTCTCGAATCCCAAACCATCACCAAAAGAATCCAACTCCCTCTGCTACCCAATCACTCGCAAAACGATAACAAAGTCTCCATGAAGGATAAACCAACCCTCACGGGAGAATATCTTATCTACGTCTCCACACACGAGAACCCCGGCGTGCCACGTGTCAGCTGGGCAGCCGTGTACTCTACCCACCTCAAATCTGGTAACACTCGAAGGCTAACCCCTTACGGCGTCGCTGACTTTAGCCCCGCCGTGTCTCCTTCCGGGGAGTTCACGGCCGTCGCCTCCTACGGCGAATCTGGATGGAACGGCGAGGTGGAGGATCTTACTACTGACATCTATGTGTTCTTGACTCGGGATGGGACTCAACGAGTCAAGGTTGTTGAACACGGTGGCTGGCCAAGCTGGGTGGACGATCGCACCATCTATTTCCACCGGAGGGGCGACGACCAGTGGTGGAGTGTTTACCGTGCTATCCTCCCCGCCGGGAAGGGATCCATATCCGTTGACTCGGTCCGAGTCGAGCGAGTCACCCCGCCGGGTCTCCACGCGTTCACACCCGCAACCTCGCCGGCAAACCACGAATTCATCGCCGTCGCGACAAGGAGGCCGGGTTCCACCTATCGCCAAATCGAATTATTCAACCTGGTCAAGAACGAGTTCACCGAGTTGACTCGTTTCGTCTCACCCAATTCTCACCACCTTAACCCGTTCCTCTCGCCCGATTCAACCCGGGTCGGATACCACAAGTGCAGGGGCGAGCCAAACTCAAACGAATCCCCTCAGCTATTACTCGAGAACGTTAAAAGCCCGGTTCCCGGTCTGTCCATCTTCCGGTTCACTGGTTCGTTCTCGGTTTTTTCTCCCTCGGGTGACCGAATCGCTTACGTCGACATGCCAGGGATCTACGTAGTGAACAGTGATGGTTCGAACCTTCGAAAGGTTTCTGACGCGATGACATTTTCAACCGCATGGGACCCGGTTCGACCGGGTATAATCTACACTGCACTCGGAGAAGGATTCTCCTCAGAGAGCACGCGTATTGATATCATTTCCATCAACGTTGACCAAAAGAGTAACAACATCAAGCGGTTGACACTCGGCGGAGGCAACAACGCATTTCCCTCGGTTTCGCCTGATGGGAAATGGATCGTGTTCCGGTCAGCTCGGACGGGTTACAAGAACCTCTATGTGATGGACGCGGCCGAAGGCGAAAGCAACGGGCTGAGACGGTTGACGGAGGGGCCCTGGACAGACACAATGTGTAACTGGTCACCGGATGGAGAATGGATCGCTTTTGCTTCGGACCGGCACGCACCCGGTAATGGAAGTTTTGAGTTGTACTTGATCCACCCCAACGGAACCGGGTTAAGGAAACTTATTCAAAGCGGGTCGGGTGGGAGAACAAACCACCCGTACTTTAGCCCCGATGGGAAGAAGATTGTGTTTACTTCGGATTTTGCTGGCATTTCTGCTGAGCCAATATCTAACCCTCATCAGTACCAGCCGTATGGTGAGATATTCACCATTGGGTTGGACGGGTCGGGTTTGACAAGACTGACCCATAATTCGTATGAGGATGGTACACCTGCTTGGGCCCCCAAGTTTCTGAAGCCCGTTAGTATTAAGAAGCCCAAGGGTGGCCCGTACTGTGCCTTTGAGGATTTGCATTGGCTTAGCAATATGCCTAATGGTAATGGAAGTGTTGTGTCAAATGCTCAGTGTGGTTTATAA